Genomic DNA from Dethiosulfovibrio peptidovorans:
TCTATCGGCCTCCAGGACCTGACGGGAGAGTTCGATCCGTCGAAAGGGGGTGCCTGGTCGGGGTGGTACGGGGCAGGAGTCAGTTAAAGGGATCACGGGAATGCCCAGCTCTTGACCAACCCTTGCCATGCCGGTTTTCGCTGCCACCGCTCGAAATCGATCGATTCCCGGGCTGTCGGCCACGACGGGCCGTCCTCTGCAGTCTAAAATCAACTCGGCTACGGCTTGTACCACCGATGGATGGGTGGTCACGGCTTCGTCAGGGGCATGGGCTCCCAGAAGGTTGGGCTTGATAAGCACGGAATCTCCCGGTTTGACGAAATGCGCCATTCCTCCCAGCTTGTCCACGATTGCGGCGATGGCCTCCTTGGCTGAGCGGTAGGATCGGCATTTTTTCAGGACAACCGTCGCCATAAAGATCTCTCCCTTCTGGTACAATGTGTTCCACGACAGCGTTCAACGAGGAGGAACGGTCATGAACCAAGACCAAAGAATTTTTCTGGCCCTTGGGGCTAACTTGGGTGATCGCCAGGGGAATATCCTTCAGGCCCTTCAGTATCTTCAGGCCAAGGTGGAGGTTGTGGCGGTATCGCCCCTGTATGAGACCGATCCAGTGGGGTATGCGGATCAGCCCCGCTTTCTTAACGGAGTGTGTGAGATCCGATCAGACCTCTCGCCGGGGGAAATTCTGACCTTGGCCAAGTGGGTAGAACAGTGTATGGGGCGGATGCCGTCCTTCTGCAATGCCCCTCGTCCCATAGATGTGGATTTGATCCTCTACGGCGATCAGGTGGTGCGCGACGATGACCTGGAGGTCCCCCATCCCAGGATGCACGAGCGGGGGTTTGTCTTGGCGCCTCTGGCGAAACTGGCTCCTGACGTGGTCCATCCCGTTTTAGGGCGGCGTGTGGCCGATCTTCTGTCGGACGTTGACCTGAGCGGAGTAGAGCTGGTCCGTCGAGGACTTCAGTTTCCCCTGGATCGGGATGTTCAAAAAAGCGCGCCCGATGTGCCCTTGTTCTTGGGCCGGGTTGGAGTTACCGGGTTGGAACGGATCATCCGTCTGGAGCATGGCGGTAAGGTCTCTCTGTTTTACGCCACCATGGATCTGTTTGCTGACCTGGAGGCGCGCCGGGCCGGGGTTCATATGTCTCGGTTCAGCGAGATCCTGGAGGACGTCGCTGACTCGGTGGTTGGTGAGGCCGCACCGGACATTGAGACTCTGGCTTCCCAGCTAGCTTCATTGGTTGCAGACCGTCAGGAGGCTCTGCGAGCGGAGGTTAGGATCAAAGCCCGATTCCCCCTGAAAAAACACACTCCTATTTCGGGTCGGGAATCTCAGGAGATCTACCGGTTCATAGGTATCGCTGCCTGTTTCGGGAGTACCTGCCGCACCGTCTCCGGAGTGGAGGTGGATGGCTTGACCGTCTGTCCCTGTGCTCAGGAGATGATCCGTTCTCATTCCAAGGAGCTTCTCATGTCCCAAGGCTACGATCAAGACGAGGCCGAGCGGATCGTTGCTATCCTGCCCCTGGCCTCCCATAATCAGCGGGGACGAGCCACTCTCATGATCGGTGGTGGAACCGTTTGGGCCGAAAGCCTGGTCCACCTGGCTGAGGCATCTATGAGCTCGGAGATATACGAGCTCCTCAAGAGGCCGGACGAGTTTTTCGTGGTCAACAAGGCTCACGCCAATCCGAGGTTCGTGGAGGACGTTGTTCGAGAGATTCTTCGGAACGTGATGGAGATCTCGCCTGAGCTCCCCGACGATGCCTTTGTCCTGGCTCGTCAGGAAAATTTTGAGAGCATCCATCGTCACAACGCTTTCGCTGAGCGGACGGCGCTTTTGGGCGACCTTCGTCGGGAAATGGCCGGTGGGGCTCCCGGTGAGCCTGTGTCCCTGGAAAGTTGGTTGTTCCGGTCCTGAGCCTATCGCCAGACGTTCGGTTGACGGAGGGCCGATACTGTGTCCAGCGTTCGACGGTTGGCTTTGACGTCGTGGACCCGAACGATATCGATCCCCTGCCAGGCACACAGAGCTGTGGTGGCAAGCGTCGCCTCCAGGCGTTCCTCCGGCGTGGGTTGGTCCAGCACGGTGCCGAAAGTCGATTTTCGAGAGTGCCCGATCAGGATAGGAAGCCCAAGAGTACGAAAGAACTCGCCGTGCCCCAGAAGGATCAGATTATGCTCTACGGTCTTTCCGAAGCCGATACCTGGATCCAGCACGATCTGGTCGCGGGGAATACCGGCTGCTACGGCCAAGTCGAGCCGTTCCTCAAAGAAGCGGCAGATATCACCGGGCAGGCATGCGTAGTGTGGAGAGGTCTGCATGGTTCGGGGCACTCCCTTGATGTGCATGAGGATCAGGGGGATGCCCAAGTCCGCTACAGTGCGGGGCAGGTCTGAGTCGAACCCGAGCCCCGATATGTCGTTGACTATATCCGCTCCTGCCTGGACGCAGGCTTGGGCCACCGATGCCTTGGTGGTGTCGACCGAGATAGGAATATCGGGAAAACGTTCCCGAATTGCCGTTATTGCCGGCACGAGACGCTCGCACTCTGTCTCGGCTGTGGCAGGGCTGGAGCCTGGCCTGGTGGACTCAGCTCCCAGGTCCAGAATGTCCGCCCCATCGTCCACCATGGTCTGAACTCGATCCAGACACTCTTGTACCGAAGCCGCCCTGCTGCCGGGGAAGAACGAGTCGTCCGTGAGGTTGACGATAGCCATAAGCAGCGTGGACTGTCCCAGTTCTAATTGGCGGTTTCGGGGCAGGTGTAAGGTGTGCCGTCGTTTTTTAGAGCGACGGAGGCTCCTCTCAATATCCTCCCGTACGTCATCGAGACCCCAATAAGGCATGACGGCAAGCTTTTCTGCCAGAGATCCCAATTGCTTTCGAGAACCGAATATCAGACAGTCGCACCGGTCCACGCCTCGATCGATGGCGTGACGGTGGACTGTTGCATCTCCCCCCCTGGACAGCATCTCCTGTTTAAGTACGTTGGCACCCCGGGTGTCCACATTGGCGATACGGAGTGCGGTGAGTTGTCGACGGTCGTCGATGTAAGGCAGAGCTCCGGGGTCGCAGCCTATCTCATTCAGGGTTTCCCTGAGCTCTTCCGTCGAACGAAAGCGATGAAACCAGGCGGTCACTTTGTCACGTCCTCTCTGTAGATGATCACCGAGCTTGTAGCAGTCTCCCAAAGGCGGATTGAGTACAGTTCGCAGTTCGGGCGTCGGACCTGGGTATCCAGGATTCTCCAAACCCAGAGGGCGATATTCTCGGCAGTGGGTTGGTCCAGAATATCGTTCAGGTAAGAGTGATCCAAGTGACTCAGGACCTGGTCAGTCACCAGGCGTTTGAGCTCGGTGAAGTCGAAGACGATGTCCTCGTGATCCGGCGTCCCTTGCAACGTGACTGCCAGGCGATACGTGTGGCCGTGGAGGGCTTCACACTTGCCCCTATAGCGTTCCAGACGATGGGCGGCATCGAAAGTGAACTCTTTTCGCAGAAACATGGGATCTCTCCTCTCAGGACTGACTAGCCTGCGCCTCTCTTCGATCTGTGTATTGTAACAAAAAAGACCGGGCCCGACGGCAAAGCCGACGAGTCCGGAGAAGCAGTTCTTTATTTCGGATGGTTATATAGCCTGTCGGTACAGGTCCCGGATCTCCGAGAGGACGCCTTTTCGTGGGTTGGTGGCACCGATAGCCTCTCTGGACGCTGCCAGAGCCAAGGTGTCCACATCCTCGTCTCTGACACCCAGATTCCGAAGCCCCGGAGGAATGTCAATTTCCCGGGCCAGGTCCCTCATGGCTTCTACCGTCTTCTCCGCTTTTTCCTCGGTGCGGCTTCCCGATGTGTCGATATTGTATCGGCGATACGTCGCTTCGTCGATAGCCGATCCCAGCACGGCAAGCTTGGGGGCTACCGCCGAGAGGTTAAACTGCTCTACCACGGGCAGCAATATAGCGTTTACCAGACCATGGGCCGATCCGTACATGGCACTCACCGGGTGGGAGAGGGCATGGACGTACCCCAGTCCAGCGTTGTTGAAGGCCACTCCGGCCATGAAAGCGGCGTGACACATGGCTTCTCGAGCCTGCATGTTCGAGCCATGTCGAACTGCCGTGGGCAACCAACGAAAGATGGTGTGGATGGCCTGAAGGGCCAGCCCATCGGAGAAAGAAGAAGCTTCTGTGGAGACGTAGGCCTCGACAGCGTGGGACAAAGCGTCCATCCCTGTGGTCGCCGTGAGCCTCGGTGGCATGGAGAGCATGAGCTCCGGGTCGTTGATGGAGATGTCGGGCATAAGGATCCAGTCCTGGATCGTGATCTTGCGGTGGTCGGCTTCCTTGGTGATTACCGCAAAACTGGTGGCCTCGCTCCCGGTGCCTGCTGTGGTGTTGATGGCCACGAAGGGCGGTCGTTTCCGGGCGCCGAACCATTTGATTCCCTCGATTTGCCCGACCGAGACGGCGGTCACCTTGGCGCAGTCTATGGCGCTTCCTCCGCCGATGGCGACGATGCAGTCACATTCCCGGCGGCAGTACAGCTCTGCGGCGTCGATCACCATGGTTTCGGTGGGATTGGGGCCTGCACCGGCAAAGAGCACGCCGTCAAGAGCGTGGTTCTTCAGAATGTTCAGGACCATTGCGCCCTGAAGTTCTCCGTAGTCGCTCAGGGATGCCACGATAAGGGCCTTGGTACCGCCCAGCCGGCCGATCCACGGCCCGACTTCCCGAAGGCTTCCCCGTTCCATGAGGTTCACCGACGGCATAAGATAGGAACCGAGCATGGTCATCACGTCCTTACAGTTGGAGTCAACTCCGTTGATCCAAAAGCACAAAGCCCCATGCATGTATGGTACCACATGGAGCTTCGTCGATCGACCACGTCGTTCCTCAAAGAGGCATATGTCGTCGAATCCGTTCCATGGTGGTCCCGATATGCCCCTTGTCCCGATGTAGTCGGTCGTTGTCCACCTCGGGAGCTTCTTGGGTCAAAAAACTAAGCTGGGGGATGTCTCCCAGTCTTCGGTCCATTTCACGAGCTTCGTCGTCGGTCAGAGCTGCTACGATACCGCCCATATGAAGGGCAAATCGCCCTTGGCTTCCCGGTTCTTTCAGTCTCGGAAAGAGCACGTTGTTTTTCAGGATAACGGTTTGTTCGCCCCAGTGCCAGATGGCGTCCACCAACGGTCCTGTTCCCTGGATCGTCACGGGCAGAAGCATGTGACTCACCAGGTAAGGCGCGGCAGGACAGACCGCCAGAGGGTCGTAGAATGAGACCGATCGTTCGAAATGGTAATGGGAGGCGAAGTACCTCAGGACATCTCGATGTTTCATTCTGGCGTTCTCAGGATCCTCCGGTCCGTCCATGAAGAAGTTTCGAAAGAGGTGTACCGGCGTGGGCTTCGGATTTTGAGCTGCGACGGATAGGATTTCGTCAAGTTCGAAAGATTCTTTGGGGTTCTCTAAAAAGAAGCGCATCAAAGCCCTTTCGGTATCCTCAGTCACGGGGCAGGGGCATGTAAGCATGCAATACAGAAGAGTCTGAAGTGCTTGTCGGTCGATAGTCGTAGCCATTGGGTGCCGTCCTTTCATCTTATTGATAGACCGGGATCACCGTTTTGAGGTCCAGGTCTTTTTGAGCGATGTGTACCTTTCGTATGTCGGTTTCGTAGAGTTGCCGAAGGGCTTGATTGTTCAGTACAGTCTCCGAATCACCGAAAGCGAAGTGTCTCTCGTCGAACATAAGCAGGCATCGATTGGCCACGTGAAGGGCGTGATGAGGCCCATGCGTGGTAAAGACCACGGTCAGGCCGTGATTTCGAACTTCCCGGATCACATCCAGGACAATTTTCTGATTTTTGAAATCCAGCGCCGAGGTCGGCTCGTCCAGGAGAAGACACGAACACCCCGACGCCAGGGCCCGGGCGATGAGGACCAGTTGCCGTTCGCCGCCGCTGAGTTTGGCGAAAGATCGATCCTGAAAATCCAGAAGGCCAAGGGTTCCCAGAGCTGTCTTGGCGGCCTCTCGATCCTGTCTGTTTGGTGATGCGAAAAAACCCATGTGACGGATTCGTCCCATGATCACCATCTCCAAGACCGAGTAGGAGAAAAAAGCTCCCCCGCCATTTTGGGGAACGTACCCCATATCGCCTTGAACTTGAATGGAGCCCTCTCTTAAGGGCAGGACTCCTAAAATAGCTCTAAGGAGCGATGTCTTGCCCCGGCCGTTGGGACCCAGGATCGCCAGGATGTCTCCGGGATGAACCTGGAAGGAGCATCCTCGGAATATCCATGGGCCGTTGCCGTAACGAAAACCAGCCGCGTCTAC
This window encodes:
- a CDS encoding 2-amino-4-hydroxy-6-hydroxymethyldihydropteridine pyrophosphokinase, producing MNQDQRIFLALGANLGDRQGNILQALQYLQAKVEVVAVSPLYETDPVGYADQPRFLNGVCEIRSDLSPGEILTLAKWVEQCMGRMPSFCNAPRPIDVDLILYGDQVVRDDDLEVPHPRMHERGFVLAPLAKLAPDVVHPVLGRRVADLLSDVDLSGVELVRRGLQFPLDRDVQKSAPDVPLFLGRVGVTGLERIIRLEHGGKVSLFYATMDLFADLEARRAGVHMSRFSEILEDVADSVVGEAAPDIETLASQLASLVADRQEALRAEVRIKARFPLKKHTPISGRESQEIYRFIGIAACFGSTCRTVSGVEVDGLTVCPCAQEMIRSHSKELLMSQGYDQDEAERIVAILPLASHNQRGRATLMIGGGTVWAESLVHLAEASMSSEIYELLKRPDEFFVVNKAHANPRFVEDVVREILRNVMEISPELPDDAFVLARQENFESIHRHNAFAERTALLGDLRREMAGGAPGEPVSLESWLFRS
- the folP gene encoding dihydropteroate synthase — its product is MTAWFHRFRSTEELRETLNEIGCDPGALPYIDDRRQLTALRIANVDTRGANVLKQEMLSRGGDATVHRHAIDRGVDRCDCLIFGSRKQLGSLAEKLAVMPYWGLDDVREDIERSLRRSKKRRHTLHLPRNRQLELGQSTLLMAIVNLTDDSFFPGSRAASVQECLDRVQTMVDDGADILDLGAESTRPGSSPATAETECERLVPAITAIRERFPDIPISVDTTKASVAQACVQAGADIVNDISGLGFDSDLPRTVADLGIPLILMHIKGVPRTMQTSPHYACLPGDICRFFEERLDLAVAAGIPRDQIVLDPGIGFGKTVEHNLILLGHGEFFRTLGLPILIGHSRKSTFGTVLDQPTPEERLEATLATTALCAWQGIDIVRVHDVKANRRTLDTVSALRQPNVWR
- the queD gene encoding 6-carboxytetrahydropterin synthase QueD, translated to MFLRKEFTFDAAHRLERYRGKCEALHGHTYRLAVTLQGTPDHEDIVFDFTELKRLVTDQVLSHLDHSYLNDILDQPTAENIALWVWRILDTQVRRPNCELYSIRLWETATSSVIIYREDVTK
- a CDS encoding L-threonine dehydrogenase, encoding MHGALCFWINGVDSNCKDVMTMLGSYLMPSVNLMERGSLREVGPWIGRLGGTKALIVASLSDYGELQGAMVLNILKNHALDGVLFAGAGPNPTETMVIDAAELYCRRECDCIVAIGGGSAIDCAKVTAVSVGQIEGIKWFGARKRPPFVAINTTAGTGSEATSFAVITKEADHRKITIQDWILMPDISINDPELMLSMPPRLTATTGMDALSHAVEAYVSTEASSFSDGLALQAIHTIFRWLPTAVRHGSNMQAREAMCHAAFMAGVAFNNAGLGYVHALSHPVSAMYGSAHGLVNAILLPVVEQFNLSAVAPKLAVLGSAIDEATYRRYNIDTSGSRTEEKAEKTVEAMRDLAREIDIPPGLRNLGVRDEDVDTLALAASREAIGATNPRKGVLSEIRDLYRQAI